Proteins from a single region of Puntigrus tetrazona isolate hp1 chromosome 2, ASM1883169v1, whole genome shotgun sequence:
- the LOC122358652 gene encoding UDP-N-acetylglucosamine transporter-like isoform X2, with protein MSSTSSRLKYVSLGVLVLQTTSLVLTMRYSRTLQSDGPRYLASSAVVCAEVLKIAVCMLLVFREHSFSVRALNRVLKEEVINKPLLTLKLAIPSGIYTLQNNLLYVALSNLDAATYQVTYQLKILTTALFSVSMLGKRLGIYQWLSLVILMTGIALVQWPTEVTPSTKQEDLTAGSQLMGLLAVLVACFSSGFAGVYFEKILKESKQSVWIRNIQLGLFGLVFGLGGVFAYDGERVQENGLFQGYNGLTWTVVALQALGGLVIAAVIKYADNILKGFATSISIILSTLISYFLLEDFDPTSVFFLGAMLVIAATFLYGYESTPAVSSSKV; from the exons ATGTCGTCCACCTCCTCACGACTGAAGTATGTTTCTCTGGGGGTGCTGGTGCTGCAGACCACCTCTCTGGTGCTGACGATGCGTTACTCTCGAACGCTGCAGTCTGACGGGCCGCGCTACCTGGCGTCGTCTGCCGTGGTGTGCGCCGAAGTCCTGAAGATCGCTGTATGCATGCTGCTGGTCTTCAGAGAACACA GTTTCAGTGTCCGTGCACTGAATCGGGTGTTGAAGGAGGAAGTGATCAACAAGCCTCTCCTAACGCTGAAGTTGGCCATTCCTTCAGGTATCTACACCCTGCAGAACAACCTGCTTTATGTGGCTCTGTCAAATCTAGATGCAGCTACGTACCAG GTTACATATCAGCTGAAAATTCTCACTACAGCCCTGTTCTCTGTGTCCATGCTGGGCAAAAGGCTTGGTATTTACCAGTGGCTCTCGCTGGTCATTCTGATGACTGGAATTGCACTTGTCCAG TGGCCAACTGAAGTTACCCCGAGCACCAAGCAGGAGGATCTGACGGCCGGCTCTCAGTTGATGGGTCTTCTCGCTGTGCTTGTGGCCTGCTTCTCCAGCGGATTTGCTGGCGTGTATTTCGAAAAGATCCTCAAAGAAAGCAAGCAGAGCGTCTGGATCCGTAACATCCAGCTAG GTTTATTTGGGCTGGTTTTTGGGCTCGGGGGAGTGTTTGCGTACGACGGAGAGCGAGTGCAGGAGAATGGACTCTTTCAAGGGTACAATGGTTTGACGTGGACTGTGGTGGCTCTCCAG GCTTTGGGTGGGTTAGTCATTGCAGCTGTCATCAAATATGCAGATAACATCCTGAAAGGCTTTGCCACGTCCATCTCAATCATTCTCTCCACCCTCATCTCTTATTTCTTGTTGGAAGATTTTGACCCCACAAG cGTGTTTTTCCTGGGTGCGATGCTGGTTATCGCTGCTACATTTCTCTACGGGTATGAGAGCACACCTGCCGTCAGCTCTAGTAAAGTCTAG
- the LOC122358704 gene encoding LOW QUALITY PROTEIN: UMP-CMP kinase-like (The sequence of the model RefSeq protein was modified relative to this genomic sequence to represent the inferred CDS: inserted 2 bases in 1 codon) — translation MIVALLHRLSEKLPRVAHSLSAMMKPQVVFVLGGPGAGKGTQCARIVENYSYTHLSAGDLLREERSRPXSEFGQLIDSYIKEGKIVPVEITINLLKKAMEETMKADEKKFRFLIDGFPRNQDNLQGWNTVMDGKADVKFVLFFDCSNEVCIDRCLERGKSSGRTDDNRESLEKRIQTYLQSTRPIIEQYEKQGKVRTIDASRSVDEVFGDVKNILENEG, via the exons ATGATTGTGGCTTTGCTGCACAGGCTGTCGGAGAAGCTCCCACGCGTTGCGCACAGCTTGAGCGCGATGATGAAGCCgcaggttgtgtttgttttgggcGGGCCTGGCGCGGGGAAGGGGACGCAATGCGCGAGGATCGTGGAG AACTACAGCTACACTCACCTGTCTGCCGGAGACCTGCTGAGAGAGGAGCGCAGCCGACC CTCGGAGTTCGGTCAGCTCATCGACAGCTACATCAAAGAGGGCAAAATAGTTCCTGTTGAAATCACCATCAACTTGCTGAAAAAG GCGATGGAAGAGACCATGAAAGCCGACGAAAAGAAGTTCCGCTTTCTCATCGACGGGTTCCCGCGAAACCAAGACAACCTGCAGGGATGGAACACGGTGATGGATGGGAAGGCGGATGTCAAGTTTGTGCTCTTCTTCGACTGCAGTAATGAG GTTTGCATTGACAGATGTTTAGAGCGGGGGAAGAGCAGCGGGCGCACCGATGACAACAGAGAAAGCCTAGAAAAAAG GATCCAGACGTACCTCCAGTCAACACGGCCTATTATAGAGCAGTACGAGAAGCAGGGGAAAGTGCGCACGATCGACGCCTCTCGATCAGTGGATGag gtgTTTGGAGACGTGAAGAACATCCTGGAGAATGAAGGCTAA
- the LOC122358652 gene encoding UDP-N-acetylglucosamine transporter-like isoform X1 yields the protein MVLTGTKQGISSLSPVSVSAEVSGISMSSTSSRLKYVSLGVLVLQTTSLVLTMRYSRTLQSDGPRYLASSAVVCAEVLKIAVCMLLVFREHSFSVRALNRVLKEEVINKPLLTLKLAIPSGIYTLQNNLLYVALSNLDAATYQVTYQLKILTTALFSVSMLGKRLGIYQWLSLVILMTGIALVQWPTEVTPSTKQEDLTAGSQLMGLLAVLVACFSSGFAGVYFEKILKESKQSVWIRNIQLGLFGLVFGLGGVFAYDGERVQENGLFQGYNGLTWTVVALQALGGLVIAAVIKYADNILKGFATSISIILSTLISYFLLEDFDPTSVFFLGAMLVIAATFLYGYESTPAVSSSKV from the exons ATGGTTTTAACTGGG aCTAAACAGGGAATCTCGTCCCTGTCCCCCGTCTCTGTATCAGCGGAGGTTTCCGGTATTTCCATGTCGTCCACCTCCTCACGACTGAAGTATGTTTCTCTGGGGGTGCTGGTGCTGCAGACCACCTCTCTGGTGCTGACGATGCGTTACTCTCGAACGCTGCAGTCTGACGGGCCGCGCTACCTGGCGTCGTCTGCCGTGGTGTGCGCCGAAGTCCTGAAGATCGCTGTATGCATGCTGCTGGTCTTCAGAGAACACA GTTTCAGTGTCCGTGCACTGAATCGGGTGTTGAAGGAGGAAGTGATCAACAAGCCTCTCCTAACGCTGAAGTTGGCCATTCCTTCAGGTATCTACACCCTGCAGAACAACCTGCTTTATGTGGCTCTGTCAAATCTAGATGCAGCTACGTACCAG GTTACATATCAGCTGAAAATTCTCACTACAGCCCTGTTCTCTGTGTCCATGCTGGGCAAAAGGCTTGGTATTTACCAGTGGCTCTCGCTGGTCATTCTGATGACTGGAATTGCACTTGTCCAG TGGCCAACTGAAGTTACCCCGAGCACCAAGCAGGAGGATCTGACGGCCGGCTCTCAGTTGATGGGTCTTCTCGCTGTGCTTGTGGCCTGCTTCTCCAGCGGATTTGCTGGCGTGTATTTCGAAAAGATCCTCAAAGAAAGCAAGCAGAGCGTCTGGATCCGTAACATCCAGCTAG GTTTATTTGGGCTGGTTTTTGGGCTCGGGGGAGTGTTTGCGTACGACGGAGAGCGAGTGCAGGAGAATGGACTCTTTCAAGGGTACAATGGTTTGACGTGGACTGTGGTGGCTCTCCAG GCTTTGGGTGGGTTAGTCATTGCAGCTGTCATCAAATATGCAGATAACATCCTGAAAGGCTTTGCCACGTCCATCTCAATCATTCTCTCCACCCTCATCTCTTATTTCTTGTTGGAAGATTTTGACCCCACAAG cGTGTTTTTCCTGGGTGCGATGCTGGTTATCGCTGCTACATTTCTCTACGGGTATGAGAGCACACCTGCCGTCAGCTCTAGTAAAGTCTAG